The window GCGTGACACGACGTAGTACGCGAGCGACGTTCAGCACGATCAGATCCAGCCCTTCGTGCCATTGACTGTCCTCGATGGCAAGGAGATCGCCCTTGGGCGGATGGCCCGTATTGTTCACGACCGCATCGATACGGCCATACTTCGCGAGGGTTTCGGAAACCAAACGATCGATATCCGCCTCCTCGGTGACGGACCCCGCAATGCCGAATCCACCCAATTCCTCCGCCAGCTCGACAGCACTGCCCGATGGCGACATCAGCGCCACCCGATAGCCATTCGCCGCGAGATCCTTGGCGATCGCCGCCCCCATGCCCTTGCCAGCCGCCGTCACCAATGCCACTTTTTCTACAGTCATCCTGCTCTCCTTTAAGCTGCCGGCAGAGCGCCGCTTCGGGGCGTCTGCCGGCCTATCAAAGCCAAACTCTACGGCGATAGAACGAAGCCGTCGAATCATGATTTCTTCGGTCAGACTGTAGAATTTCTACTGCATGAGAGACCTGTTGCGAACCCGCCGGCTTCCACCGCTCAACGCGCTTCGCGCCTTCGAAGCATCGGCACGACACCTCAATTTCCGCTTGGCGGCCGATGAGCTCGGCGTCACGCAGGGGGCCGTTGCGCAACAGGTGAGGCATCTTGAAGATGTTATCGACGTTCAACTGTTCCGGCGATTGCCGAGGGGGCTTGCACTCACTGGAGAGGGACTCGAGTATTTATCGGTGGAAGCACCCACGTCGATCCCATGGAAGGACCACGGTTCAACCAGTCGTTACTCGCCATTGATGCGGCGATCGCCGGCCAGGGTATCGCGCTGACCAGTGAGCCGCTTGTCGAGCGCGATATTGCGGAGGGTCGTTTGCGGCGAGTTTTCGACTTTTCGTTTCCCACGTCGCTCGGCTTCTACGTCGTGTACCCACAGGCCAATGCCCATCGGGAAGCGAGTGAATCGATGCGCAAGTGGCTTTTCGCCCAGCACGAATAGGCGTGTGTTTTCCCAGCGCGCTGCGCCGTATTACGCACGAGCTGTTGCCAATCGCGTGCCGGCAAACGGGTCCTTGCTCCAGTCGACGGTCGCGGGTGCGCGGCTAACGAGCTTCTTTGCCGGCTTCGCTGCGGCGAAGTGCTCCAACGACTGCCCAGCGCTCGTGGCTTGGACGAGCCATTGCGGCATCGCGCCTTTGCCATCCCACGTGTCGCCGAATGCGTTGCGATAGCGCACCGATTTCTGCTTGCTCCGGTCTTCAGCAAGCGCCGCCGCGAGATCCGCCACCTTAATGCCAACCTGCGCCATGCGGCGGCGCAGATACGCAACCATGCTGTCTCGCTTACGCTCGTCCATTTGCTTGCCCCTCGGCTCGGTTTGGAATGCGCTCAGTATCGGCATGCATAAGGGCCAAGTCGATCTCCATTCCTGAAAACATTGTTCGTGCTGGAATGCAAATCGCCCGTCGACCCTCTCACAGCCAGTCGGTTTCAAAGCCGCACGATGTAAGCGGCACGCAACCGCTCTCCGTCAGCACCACCTGCTGCTCGAGCTTCACGCCCTGATTGCCTCCCTCCGCGCCGATATAGCTTTCTACGCAAAGCGTCATGCCGACTTCAAACCGGCCGTCATAACCGCCGCCTTCCCAATCGACCTGATGCGCGATGTTCGGATATTCGTCGACCATGCCGATGCCATGCGCCACGCAGCTATATCTGTTCTTTAGATACCGCTCGGGTATCTTCCAGGCCCGTTCCGAGAACTCGCGGAACGCCATGCCTGGGCGCAACAGGTCCATGTTGAAATGGACTTGCGAATAGGCCCTTTCATACAGCTTTCGCTGTTCGTCGGAGGGTTGAGTATGGCCTACCGTCCACGTCCGGGAGATATCCGAGCAGTAGCCGTTCGGTCCGACCATGTCGGTATCGAACGCCAGCAGCTCGCCGTGCTGCAGAACCCGTGAAGAGCATTCATGCATCCATGGATTGGTCCGGTCTCCCGACGCGAGAAGACGCGTTTCAATCCACTCTCCACCGTGCCGAATGTTCTCGTAGTGAAGGTTGGCCCAGAGGTCCTGCTCGGTCATTCCCGGCCGAAGCTCGCGGTGCATGCGCTCGATCCCCTTCTCGCATGCGCGTAGCGACTCGCCCATGAGCACGAGCTCTCCCGAAGACTTCACCGCGCGAGCCATCTCCATCATGGCCTGCCCATCAACGAGGTTCAGGCCATGCTGAGTCAGATAGGCCGCGCCGAGGGGATCGAGCCGGTCCACCGCCAGACGGAGTTCGTTCGGCGCACGCTGGCTCAGTACGTCGACAATCTCGGCGCCCCACACGTCGACGCGGCGCTCCGCTTCGGTGCCCGCGTTGAAGAAGGTCCAGCTGACCGCGCTGCGCAGATCGAGGTCCAGATTCAATCCGTCCCACACATGCTCGCAGCTATGAAATTCCCAGGCGATGACGCGGCCATCGGCAAACACCATCACGTATCGCGACGGGTTGCGGCCCGTCCAGATCTGCATGTTCGATGTATCCGTCGCGTAGCGGATATTGACCGGGTCGTAGAGCAATATGGCGGGGCAGTTGTTCTTCCGCAGTTGCTCCCGCACCCGGGCTAGTCTGTACGCGCGGACGTCGAGCAAAGTTGTTTCCGTCCCTTTCTGGTCGGCGACAGCACTCGTGTCCATCGTCTCGCCGCACGCGACGTTGCCTCGGTTCATAGGGTGACCTGTCACAGTTCAAGCACTAAATCGGAGGTAGGACGGCTGCAGCAAAGCAGGTGGAAACCCTTCTGAACTTCTCTGTCCCGAATCCCGCCGTTGTGATGCATGTCCACCGTGCCTTCGAGCACCTTGGTTTTACAGGTGCCGCACACGCCTTGGGTGCACGACGATGCGACTGGCACGCCCGCCTTTTTCGCCGCGGCAAGCACGGTTTCCGATGGGCTCATCGTGAACGTCTTCGCCGAGCGGGAAAGCTTCACCGTATAGGTTTGTTGCGCAACGTCGCCTTTCGATGGAGCTGGCTCCGGCGTCGCACCCGCCGTGATGTCGAAGCTTTCCTGGTGATAGCGCGCCGGGTCATGACCGCCTTCTCGAAGCAATGCCCTGACCGCGCTCATGTAGCCCGCCGGCCCGCACGTGAACACCTCCCGGTCTGCGTAATCCGGTATCCACTCCGACAGGAGCGCGAGACTGAGCCGCCCCATCGCTCCGGCCCAATCCGCTTCATCTCCGATGCTTTCGCACACAAAGAAAAGGCGAAGACGGGGCGACAGCTTCGCGAGCCTCTGCAATTCAGCGCGAAAGACGATATCGGCGGGCGTCCTTGCGCTGTGGACGAACGCGATATCGCGGTCGAGCCCGAGGTCGATGCCGGCGCGCGTCATCGACATCAACGGCGTCACGCCCGAACCCGCCGACAGGTAGATCGACTTTGCCGCAGGAGCACAGGTCGGCGTGAAGGTGCCGGAGGGGCCGTACCCCTGCAACTGACATCCCGGCTTCATGTTGTCGTGGAGCCAATTGGACATGACGCCGCCCGGAACCCGTTTTACCGTGATGGACAGCAGATAGGGGCGCGTCGGAGGCGACGAAATCGTGTAGCAGCGCTCGACCGGTTGCCCCTCCACGTTCGCCGACACCGTCATGAATTGACCCGGTTCGAAACGCACGGGCAGTCCATCGCCCGTGCGGAACTCAAAGCTCTTGACGTCGTGGGTTTCGTCGACAACACGGCAACACGTCAGCGTCTGCCGCTCGTTGCTCGCCCAGAGCTTGCCGCCGCTTTCCCACGTGCTGGCGTGGGTGAGCCTGTCGGCCGCTGTGGGTGCGGAGTCGAAGATGCTTTCAACAGCGTTCATGGCCTTAGCTCTTCAAACACCGTGCGCGTTCAATCGCGCTGCGTACCAGCGCGAGAACTGATCCACATAGGTTTCCGTGAAAGGCGAGAACGTGCCCGGTGCGTACGCCGGGTCCTGGGTGCCTTCATGCGTGATTTCGACGAGGTGCTTGTCTTGCGTATTGGTCGCAATCCAAACTTCGGTTAAATCCTCGATGTTGTAGTCCACGCCTTCAACGGCATCGGCATGCACGAGCCATTTGGAGCGAACCAGCGTCTTGTCGGGAGCGAGCGGAATGATGTAGCTGATCACCGCATGGTCGCTCATGACATGCGTCCACGAATTGTGCGTCCAGAGGTGCGTATCGCCGAGGTCGCGCCGCTGAAGATTGCCGAACAGCTTGGTGCTCGCGACCTGGGTGCTGAGGGTCTGCGATTCGCCGTTACCGGCGATGACGAGCTGCTGCGTTCTGAACTGCGTGACCGCATCTTCGTCCAGCCACTCGACAGTAGCGCCGACAAATCCGTCGCGCTCCCAGCTTGCCTGGCAGGCTGCGTTGCGGGCCCTGTACTCTTCGAGTGCGCGAAGCGATTCTTCGCTGAGATTCTCAGGGCAGAAGCCGAAGTCTTCCGGCAGAAACGACGCCGTCAATTCCGGATGGGTGGCCTGGCAGTGATAGCACTCGCGATTGTTTTCCATCACGAGTTTCCAGTTGCCGTTCTCGATGATTTCCTGTTCGAAGGCAATCTTGGTGTTACGAAGGTCGTAGGGTGCGAAACGCGGCGCCATCGTTGCTTCGAGCTTCGAGATGTCTTCCGGCGCATGCTCGTCGAGGCATACGAAGATGTGCGTCCCCACGATCTTCGTGTGCACCGGAAGCAGACTGCGGCAGGTCGGGTCGAAGTCCTTTCCCATGTGGGCAGCGTGGCGCAGGCTTCCATCGAGGTCGTATGTCCACTGGTGGTAAGGACAGACCAGCATGCCGACCGTCGACTTCCCCGCCTCTTTCAGACGCGCGCCGCGATGGCGGCAGACGTTCCGGTAGGTTCGAACGTTTTCGTCATCGTCACGCACGATGATGATGGATGCCTTGCCGATATCGACGGTCGAAACATCGCCCGGCTCGGGGACATCCGCCGTCACCCCGACCAGAATCCAATGTTTGTGAAAAAAGACCTCGACGTCCGTTTCGAAAACATCCTGGCGGCCGAACAGCTCGCCGGGCATGCCGTGACCGGGCCGACGGCTTCGAATCAACTCGCCATGGGTCTTGAATTGCACTTCAGACATCGCCGCTCTCCAATGTTCAAGGTCTCGGGACTTCGATGGTTTCCGCTATGACTTGAGTATTGGATTGACGAAAATGAGCGTCAACGCGCTTTATTTTCGGTCTGGCATGACTTTAGATTATGCGAGAGCCGAGCCTCCGAACCCGCTTACGGAGCATGCCGCGAGCCCTCGCAAACGCATCAACGCTCGATGGAATCCTGCCGCAGCCAGTCGATCAGACCGTCGATTGCGGGGGTGATGGTGCGCCCGTGCGGCACCACGGCGTAATACGAGTCGCTGGCTTTGAACGAGGCGACCGGCAGCCTGACGAGTTCACCGGCCTCGATGAGATCGTGGACCATTCGTCCCCACCCAAGCGCGATGCCCTGGCCGTAACGTGCAGCCTGAACGGCGTCCGTATAAAGGCTGCATCGCAAAGCGAAGTTCAGCTGCAATGGTCTCAAGCCTACAGCCTGGAACCATGCGTCCCATCCCATCCAGCCCTCCGACGTTGGGTCCGAATCGATGAGCGGGGCGTGAGCAACGTCCTGCAACGTTTCCGGTGTACCGTGCGACTCCGTCCACTTCGGCGAGCAGACAGGGAATACCTCTTCGTCGAAAAGCAGCGTTGCGGTGCCGTCTCCCCATCGCCCGTTCCCGTATCGAACGGCGACATCGATCTCCTTGTGCCGGAGGTCGGCGGTGAACATCTGCGTGGAAAGGCGAAGCTGAAGATTCGGTTGAGCCTTCTTGAGAGACGCGAGCCGTGGCAAGAGACGAAAATGCGAGAACGCGGAAGTTGCCGCAAGCACCAATTCCTGCTGAACCGGGCCGCTCCCTAACCGGTCGAACACGCCGGCAATTTTCTGCATCGACTCGGCGACGACTAGATATAGCGCCTCACCTTCCTCGGTGAGCTCGATTGAGCGGTGCAGACGGTGAAAGAGACGAATCCCCAGCGTTTCCTCGAGGAATTTGACCTGCCGGCTCACCGCGGCCTGCGTGACGCCGAGTTCGTTCGCCGCGAGGGTAAAGCTGCTTAAACGCGCGACCGATTCAAACTCGACAAGCGCGGTCATCGAAGGAATGAGCCGCCGGTATCCCTTAGTCCCTGTTGCCGGTTTCATCTCGACTCTCTGGTCAAAATACGTCAGCGACTCACGTGCCTGCTACGTACCCGCTATGTAACGGCTAATGCAGGTGATTGGCTCTGCGGTCGAGCCACGCGATAGGCGTTCGGCGACTCTCCAAATTCTTTTCTGAACTCGCGGCCAAGATGAGAGGCATCCGAGAAGCCGCACGACGAGGCAATATCGGCGACTGTACGGTCCGAACTCGTTAGTAGCCACGAGGCCATTCGTATCCGGATCTGCCGTCCGTAAGCGTGGGGCGATTTGCCCGTCTCGGCGGCGAAGAGGCGCTCGAGTTGCCGGACCGACATCTCGAGACGTCTAGCCAGTTCCGCGAGGCTCAGTGGCTGCCCAATGTGCTGCTCCATCAACAGGATCGCGCGCCTGACCTTGGGATGCGTAGCGGGCTCGAGTCCCGGCGGATGGGGCTGCGGGGCGT is drawn from Trinickia violacea and contains these coding sequences:
- a CDS encoding SDR family oxidoreductase, producing MTVEKVALVTAAGKGMGAAIAKDLAANGYRVALMSPSGSAVELAEELGGFGIAGSVTEEADIDRLVSETLAKYGRIDAVVNNTGHPPKGDLLAIEDSQWHEGLDLIVLNVARVLRRVTPVFLKQGGGAVVNISSFAADAPEQAMPVSSALRAALSAFTRLYADRYAKDNIRINSVLPGFIDSWPETPEIVARIPVGRFGKTQEIAKTVTFLLSDGAGYMTGQNIRVDGGIVRAL
- a CDS encoding H-NS family nucleoid-associated regulatory protein encodes the protein MDERKRDSMVAYLRRRMAQVGIKVADLAAALAEDRSKQKSVRYRNAFGDTWDGKGAMPQWLVQATSAGQSLEHFAAAKPAKKLVSRAPATVDWSKDPFAGTRLATARA
- a CDS encoding M24 family metallopeptidase — encoded protein: MDTSAVADQKGTETTLLDVRAYRLARVREQLRKNNCPAILLYDPVNIRYATDTSNMQIWTGRNPSRYVMVFADGRVIAWEFHSCEHVWDGLNLDLDLRSAVSWTFFNAGTEAERRVDVWGAEIVDVLSQRAPNELRLAVDRLDPLGAAYLTQHGLNLVDGQAMMEMARAVKSSGELVLMGESLRACEKGIERMHRELRPGMTEQDLWANLHYENIRHGGEWIETRLLASGDRTNPWMHECSSRVLQHGELLAFDTDMVGPNGYCSDISRTWTVGHTQPSDEQRKLYERAYSQVHFNMDLLRPGMAFREFSERAWKIPERYLKNRYSCVAHGIGMVDEYPNIAHQVDWEGGGYDGRFEVGMTLCVESYIGAEGGNQGVKLEQQVVLTESGCVPLTSCGFETDWL
- a CDS encoding hybrid-cluster NAD(P)-dependent oxidoreductase; protein product: MNAVESIFDSAPTAADRLTHASTWESGGKLWASNERQTLTCCRVVDETHDVKSFEFRTGDGLPVRFEPGQFMTVSANVEGQPVERCYTISSPPTRPYLLSITVKRVPGGVMSNWLHDNMKPGCQLQGYGPSGTFTPTCAPAAKSIYLSAGSGVTPLMSMTRAGIDLGLDRDIAFVHSARTPADIVFRAELQRLAKLSPRLRLFFVCESIGDEADWAGAMGRLSLALLSEWIPDYADREVFTCGPAGYMSAVRALLREGGHDPARYHQESFDITAGATPEPAPSKGDVAQQTYTVKLSRSAKTFTMSPSETVLAAAKKAGVPVASSCTQGVCGTCKTKVLEGTVDMHHNGGIRDREVQKGFHLLCCSRPTSDLVLEL
- a CDS encoding aromatic ring-hydroxylating oxygenase subunit alpha → MSEVQFKTHGELIRSRRPGHGMPGELFGRQDVFETDVEVFFHKHWILVGVTADVPEPGDVSTVDIGKASIIIVRDDDENVRTYRNVCRHRGARLKEAGKSTVGMLVCPYHQWTYDLDGSLRHAAHMGKDFDPTCRSLLPVHTKIVGTHIFVCLDEHAPEDISKLEATMAPRFAPYDLRNTKIAFEQEIIENGNWKLVMENNRECYHCQATHPELTASFLPEDFGFCPENLSEESLRALEEYRARNAACQASWERDGFVGATVEWLDEDAVTQFRTQQLVIAGNGESQTLSTQVASTKLFGNLQRRDLGDTHLWTHNSWTHVMSDHAVISYIIPLAPDKTLVRSKWLVHADAVEGVDYNIEDLTEVWIATNTQDKHLVEITHEGTQDPAYAPGTFSPFTETYVDQFSRWYAARLNAHGV
- a CDS encoding LysR substrate-binding domain-containing protein, whose translation is MKPATGTKGYRRLIPSMTALVEFESVARLSSFTLAANELGVTQAAVSRQVKFLEETLGIRLFHRLHRSIELTEEGEALYLVVAESMQKIAGVFDRLGSGPVQQELVLAATSAFSHFRLLPRLASLKKAQPNLQLRLSTQMFTADLRHKEIDVAVRYGNGRWGDGTATLLFDEEVFPVCSPKWTESHGTPETLQDVAHAPLIDSDPTSEGWMGWDAWFQAVGLRPLQLNFALRCSLYTDAVQAARYGQGIALGWGRMVHDLIEAGELVRLPVASFKASDSYYAVVPHGRTITPAIDGLIDWLRQDSIER